TCTCTCACCTGTACATATATATTTACGACAACAAAGAACTCTATTGCCTCTAGTTAATAGACCATAAAATAACAGCCTAAAAAAAGATTTCAACATGTAAACTTAAAAAAACACTGCGTAAATTAATTTTTACACATGGAATTTTAAAGGCTTTATCACCAAAAGCAGGTACTAGCCATGTTTTCCTAAGGCTTTCTTCACTAAAATAGAACCAAAGTTCGCGATTAAGATTATTATGGACCTGATCCTCTCATTACTGCAGCAAATGTGTGTCTATCTGGTGCTTGCGTACATGTTGAGCAAGACACCTATCTTTCTGCCTTTACTGAATATTTCCAACCGGATTAGCCATAAAGTCAGCGTCTATGTTCTGTTTTCCCTGTTTTGTATTATGGGCACCTACTTTGGTCTACAGATCAATGATGCAATCGCCAATACTCGGGCGATTGGTGCTGTCATGGGCGGGCTGTTTGGTGGTCCTGTCGTCGGCTTCTTTGTCGGCCTGACTGGCGGTCTACATAGATACACTTTAGGCGGTTTTACTGATGTAGCTTGCGCTATCTCTACCACGGCAGAGGGCCTGATTGGCGGGTTGCTGCACACGTATCTATTGCGTAAAGGCAAGTCAGCACAGCTTTTTAATCCGAGTGTGGTGTTCTCCATCACCCTAGTTGCAGAAATTGTTCAAATGGCGATCATCTTGATCGTCGCCAAACCCTTTGACCAGGCCTACGCATTGGTTTCTGCGATTGCCGCGCCAATGATCATCGCTAACTCGGTCGGCGCCGCCCTGTTTATGAGTATTCTTGATGATCGAAAAACCATCTTTGAAGAGTATTCGGCCACCTTTTCTCGTCGCGCTCTCAACATCGCCGAACGCTCAGTTGGTATTCTCGCCTCTGGGTTTAATAGCAATAATGCCGAGAAGATAGCACGCATTGTTTACGAAGAAACCAATGTTGGCGCGGTCTCGATTACCGACGATGAGAAGATACTGGCATTTGTGGGCATCGGTGATGACCACCATAAACCCAACACGCTCATTTCGTCGCAAAGCACGCTGGATGCCATTAGCCAAAACGACATTATTTACCTCGATGGCAAAGAGAAGCCTTATCAATGTTCATTGAAGCCAGACTGTAAGCTAGGTAGCGCGCTGATCATTCCGTTGAGAGCGGGAGACAAGGTGATCGGAACTATCAAGCTGTATGAGCCAAAACGAAAACTGTTTTCCACTATTAACATGTCGATGGCAGAGGGGATTGCCCAACTGCTCTCGAGCCAAATCTTATTTGGCGACTATCAACAGAAGCAAACCCTGTTATCACAAGCAGAGATCAAGTTGCTGCATGCGCAAGTCAATCCGCATTTTCTGTTTAATGCTCTCAACACGATTAGTGCCGTGATTCGACGCGATCCACCCAAAGCACGCGATTTGATACAACATTTATCGCAATTTTTTCGCAGTAACTTGAAACAGAACATCGATGTAGTCACGCTCAAAGAGGAGCTTGCACACGTCAACGCCTATCTCACCATTGAAAAGGCGCGCTTTACCGACCGCTTGGAGGTCGGTATCGATATTGATGAGTTACTATTACAACGTAAAGTGCCTACCTTTACCTTGCAGCCCTTGGTCGAAAACGCCATTAAACACGGAATATCTCATCTGTTAGAAGGGGGAGAGATTCGCATTTTCAGCCAGTCAGTACCGCAAGGCCATCAAGTCGTCGTGCAAGACAACGCGGGGAGCTATCAAGCACCACCAAGCGATCACCTTGGTCTGGGGATGCAGATTGTGGATAAACGCTTAACCAACAAATTTGGTCGAATCGCCGCGCTCAAGGTCGAGGTAAAACCAAACCACTATACTCGAATGAGTTTTATCATTCCGAGTCAGCACAATGAATAAGGGACAGTTATGCTGCGTGCATTGGTCATAGATGACGAACTCTTTGCTCGAGAAGAACTCACCGATCTGTTGCAAGAAACTGGTCACATCCAGGTAATCGATCAAGCCAGCAATGCCATTGAAGGGTTGAAGAAAATCAATCAGCTCAAACCTGAGGTGGTTTTTTTGGATATTCAAATGCCACAAATCAGCGGAATTGAATTGCTGGCCATGCTCGACCCAGAAACCATGCCTAAGGTTGTGTTTGTCACCGCCTATGATGAGTTTGCAGTGCAGGCGTTCGAGGACAACGCCTTTGATTATCTGCTCAAACCGGTTGATATCGCTCGACTTGAGAAAACAGTCAACCGCCTGCTCAAATCGCAACAAGTGAGCCGTGAGCAGCTTGCCGCCATTACTCCCCCTTGTTTAGATCAAGTGCCCTGTATCGGCCTCAATCGGATCATGATCATTCCTACCAAAGATGTGGAGTTCGCCTACAGCGATATCAGCGGTGTTCACGTGCAAACCCATGAACAAAAAGCCACCTCACAACTGACATTGAAAGTTCTCGAGGAGAAAACGCCATTGGTGCGATGTCATCGCCAGTTTTTAGTCAATATTAAGGCAATCAAAGAGATCAAGCTGTTGGAGAATGGTCTTGCGGAGATCATCACCGTGAGCAACCACCCACTGCCCGTGAGTCGGCGCTACCTTAAAGCGCTCAAAGAGATGCTTGGCTTTCATTGAGCCTAAAAGTATCAACAAAAAAGAGCCGCAATCGCGGCTCTTAGTCATTAATCAATAATACGTTTCATCGCTTCAGAGGCTTGTCGCCACTGCTCACTGCGTTGCAGCTCTGATAAGGTGAAGCTCTGCTTTTTCAGCAGCTGAGTCGCTTGCGGCGTTTCCATGATCGGCAGGTTGTCCAACACCTCGACCTGTCCTTGGCGGTTATTGCACAATAGCAGCATGTCACACCCGGCGACTAACGCTTGATGTGAACGCTCCGCAGGGCCGCCCATCATCGCCGCACCTTCCATATTGAGATCATCAGAAAAGACAATACCTTTAAAGCCAAGCTGCTGACGTAGCACCTGTTTTAACCAGTACTGTGAACCACTTGCCGGTTGGTCATCATAGTGAGAGAAAACGACATGTGCAGGCATCATCGCATCGAGGACGTCCGCTTCGATTTGCGCTTTGAAGATCGCCATATCCTGCTCGAAAATAGTATCGCGATAATCAAATGGCGTCTCTAAATGGGAGTCGGCAATCACCCCTCCATGACCTGGGAAGTGTTTACCCGTGGTCGCCATTCCGACCGCTTTCATGCCTTTCATATAAGCTAAGCTGTGGCGCAGTATCGTCTCTTTGTCTTCACCAAAGGCGCGATCGCCTATCGCTTTACACTGATGGCCTTGGTCTAAAACCGGCGCAAAACTGAGATCAATATCGTGAGCGATCAACTCAGCGGCCATTAACCAACCCCCTTGCTGTGCAAGCGATTCGCTATTAGGCAACTGAGCATATCGCTGTGCAGCCGGAATTCTAGAGAAGCCTTCTCTGAATCTCTGTACTCGTCCCCCCTCTTGATCAACGCCGATCAGCACTGGTCGTTTGGCAGCATGACGAATGGCTTTGTTGAGCGCCAGTAGCTGATCGCTATCATGGTAGTTTCGCGAAAATAGAATCACTCCACCTACGGTTGGGTGTTCAAGAATCTCTTTGTCTTCTGCGCTGAGCTCGCACCCCGCAACATCGACCCATAACGGTCCCATAATTTCTCCACATCGCGCTGAATTTCGCTATGCTACCGAGGTTATTCGGATTATTCTCGGTTTACAATGAATAAACTTCACTGTTGGCGAAAATTGAGCATGACCACAAACGCGTTATACATTGGCATTATGTCGGGCACGAGTCTGGATGGAATCGATACGGTACTGGTAGAGATCGACAATGACCGAGTTCGTTTGCTCAACAGCCATGATCATCCCATTCCAGCATCGCTAAAACAGCGCATCTTAAACGTCTCACTCGGCCAACCCACCAGCTTGCCCGAGATTGGCGAGCTTGATCATCAACTCGGCAAACTCTATGCACAAGCAGTCAACGCTCTGCTGGTAAAAAGTGGGCGCAAAGCATCAGAAATTACGGCTATCGGCAATCACGGCCAAACTGTATTCCACCAGCCCACAGGGCAAATACCGTTCACAATTCAACTTGGTGACGCCAATATTATTGCCGCGCTGACCCAGATTGACACCGTCGCCGACTTTAGGCGCAAAGATATCGCCTTGGGCGGACAAGGTGCGCCACTGGTGCCCGCTTTTCACCAATCAATTTTTCAACCACAGCACTCGAGTGTAGTGATACTCAACATTGGCGGTATCGCTAACCTATCGGTTCTGCGCCCAAATCAAGCTGTGGTCGGCTACGATACAGGCCCTGGCAACATGCTGATGGACGCTTGGTGTAATAAACACCTAGGCAAAGCGTTTGATAAAGGGGCCAAGCTTGCCCTTCAAGGGCAAGTCGACCAGGCGCTGTTGTCTGAATTGCTCAAAGAACCATACTTAGCCCTTACCGCCCCCAAAAGCACCGGACGGGAGCGCTTCAATCTGCCTTGGCTCGAGGCGATTGTCAGTCGTTTCAACGCAGGTGTGGCCGATGTTCAACGAACGCTATGTGAATACACGGCGCAAACCATCGCTAACGAAGTGGAGCCATTCCAACAAGGGGATAGGCCCGAGTTGCTCGTTTGCGGCGGTGGTGTTCATAACCCATTGTTAATGAAGCGGTTGACCGAGCTCTTACCGCAGTGGTGCGTGATGCCGACCGATGAAAAAGGGGTAGACAGCGACAACATGGAAGCGATGGCCTTTGCTTGGCTGGCCTATCGCCGCGTTCACTCTCTGCCAAGCAACCTGCCAGAAGTCACCGGCGCCGCCAAGCAGGCTTCTCTCGGTGTGATGTACTTTGCTGATAAATAAGGACCATTATGACTAATGATGCATTGATCGCTGCACTTTCACATTTAGTCTCTGAAGGGCGAAATCCAGAAACCATGGACATTGATTTGCTCTCTTCATTGGAGATAGTTGAACGTATCAACCAACAAGATCAACTGGTGCCTTTAGCCGTTGAGAAAGTACTGCCTGAGGTTGCAAAAGCGGTCGACAAGATCACCGCTGCATTCAAAATCGGCGGTCGACTTATCTATATGGGTGCCGGTACCAGTGGCCGCTTAGGGGTCCTTGATGCCTCAGAGTGCCCACCAACCTTTGGGGTCTCAGATCAAATGGTCATTGGACTGATTGCCGGTGGCCCAGAGGCGATTTTGAAAGCAAAGGAAGGAGCAGAAGATTCGCTAACCTTAGGTGTTGACGATCTGAAAGCAGTTCAATTCAATAGCACCGATGTGGTGGTTGGGATTGCGGCCAGCGGCAGGACGCCGTATGTAATAGGTGCGCTCGAATACGCCAACGAGATGGGAGCAACGACAGTCGCCCTCTCTTGTAACCCCGACTCCCCGATTGCTGAAATCGCCGACATTGCCATTTCACCCTTAGTGGGGCCTGAGGCCTTAACCGGTTCGACACGATTGAAATCCGGCACTGCGCAAAAGTTGGTGCTGAACATGCTCACCACCGCCAGTATGATTCGTCTGGGTAAAAGCTATCAAAACTTGATGGTCGATGTGAAAGCGACCAACAAAAAACTCATCGCCCGTGCGGCTCGAATTGTCATGCAGGCCACCGAGTGTGACATCAACAGCGCTACCCGCTTACTTGAGCAGACTGGCTATGATGTCAAATTAGCGATTTTGATGCAACTCACTGGCATGGACTTGGAAAGCGCAAAACATCAACTGGCCACTCAAGATGGCTTTTTACGTAAAGCCGTGCAGCAGCATCAAGGAGAGTAACCCAGGCTTAAAGGGAGAGCTTACTGCCTCTCCCTAAATCTCGCTAGTTTTGGTACTCACTCCAGCCACGCTGCCATTCCATTCGAAACTTTTGCGCTTCATCTGTGCCTTCACACACGCCTTGATAGTACTGACCCGACAAGCCCATTTGGTAAGCGAAATCTGGGTTGCAGTACTCGCCAATACCCTCTAAGTAACCTTGGTCGTAATCTGACTGCTTGGCACTTCCCAAGCTCGCGAGAGCTTTGGATGTCCGCGGCGTATGGCCAACGATGCCATCCTGATAGCCAATTTGATACCAGTCGCCCTCATTCGCCAACTGTTGTGGGCTACTGGTACAAGCAGCCAACAATGCCGCCAACACAGCAATATAAAACTTTCTCATTGTTTTTCCTTGCTTTTTCCGAAGAGGTTATCAAACCACTATTCGGACTTGATTACCACTGCACTTGAGTAAAAACCACTCAGTTTCTCAAGCAACCGCTCATATCCCTATACGACCACTCATTGGATAAGCGAATGCTGATAGTCATTATTCAGCATAGTATGCACAGTGAGCTTATTAAATTTTACAAAGGAACGAGTGCTATGTTGTGGTTTTTAACCTGTGTTGCGGCCCTAATTGGCGGCTACTTTATCTACGGGGCTTTTGTTGAAAAAGTCTTCGGCATTAACGAAAAACGTCAAACGCCGGCGCATACTAAAGCAGACGGCGTTGATTACGTCCCAATGTCAACCAAGAAGGTTTACCTAGTTCAACTCCTCAATATTGCCGGTGTTGGCCCTATCTTTGGTCCTATCATGGGCGCCCTATATGGCCCTGCTGCTATGCTGTGGATCGTCGTCGGTTGTATCTTTGCTGGTGCGGTACATGATTACTTCTCTGGCATGCTTTCGGTACGTAACGGCGGAGCCTCTGTTCCAACCATCACAGGTCGCTACTTAGGTAATGGTGCAAAACACTTTATGAACATCTTTGCCATTGTCCTTCTGCTTCTTGTTGGTGTGGTTTTCGTGTCTGCTCCTGCTGGCATGATCACGAACCTTATCAATGATCAAACCAGCCTAAACGTCAGCATGACGACTATGGTTATCGCCATTTTTGCCTACTATATCATTGCGACCATCGTGCCTGTCGATAAGATTATTGGTCGCTTCTACCCACTGTTTGGTGCGCTACTGATCTTCATGTCTGTCGGCCTAATGACCGCGGTGGCATTCTCAAGTGAACACACAGTAATGGGCGATTTCCAAGTGAGCGACATGTTCACTAACCTTAACCCGAACGATATGCCGCTATGGCCTGCACTATTCATCACTATTGCATGTGGTGCAATTTCCGGCTTCCACGCTACCCAGTCTCCACTGATGGCGCGTTGTATGGAAAATGAAAAGAATGGCCGCTTTGTATTCTACGGTGCCATGATTGGCGAAGGTGTCATCGCGTTAATCTGGTGTGCGATTGCATTGTCATTCTTCGGTTCTCTCGATTCACTTGCAGAAGCGGTGAAGAATGGTGGTCCTGGTAACGTTGTCTACAGCGCCTCATTTGGCCTACTCGGCGTGTTCGGTGGCATCCTTGCTTTCCTAGGTGTCGTTATCCTACCGATCACTTCTGGTGACACAGCATTCCGCTCTAGCCGACTAATTCTGGCTGAGTACTTCAATGTCGACCAAAAAGCGCTACGGAATCGCCTACTGATGGCAGTTCCACTGTTCATTATTGGTGGTATTCTGACTCAAGTTGATTTTGGTATTATCTGGCGCTACTTCGGTTTCGCAAACCAATCAACCGCAGTGATGATGTTATGGACAGCATCGGCTTACTTACTGCGCCACAATAAGCTACATTGGATCACCACAGTACCTGCGGTATTTATGACCACTGTGTGTGCGACTTTCATTCTCAACAACAGTACCTTAGGCTTTGGGCTACCGATTGAAGTTTCGACTACTGCAGGCATTCTATTTGCCCTAGCGGTTGCAGGTTACGTCATCAAAACCTCCAAAGGAAAAGGTGAGACTGATTTAGCTGATGAAGAAAAACCACAAGCTGTCACCGAAACAGCTTAAGTGCTTGCACTTTGTTAAAGGCTCCTCGTGAGCCTTTCATTTCTTAGAACTATAAATACAAAAAAGCCAGCGATAGACGCTGGCTTTGTGCTTATATACCAATCACAACTCTTAATCGACCTGTTTAATTTGCAGCTCTTTAGGCACTTCGAAGAACATGTTCTCTTCTCGACCTTGGATTTCTTCGACGCTTTTTGCGCCGACTAACTGCTTCACTCGCTCAAGGATTTGATTAACCAACTCCTCTGGCGCGGACGCGCCTGCGGTCACGCCCACTTTGGTTTTACCAGTGAACCACTCAGATTGAATATCCTCAGGGCAATCGGTGAGATAGCCAGGGGTTCCGAGTTTCTCCGCTAACTCTTTTAATCGAGTCGAATTGGATGAGTTCTTTGACCCCACCACCACAACAACGTCAACATCCGCGGCCATATCACGCACGGCGTCCTGACGGTTTTGTGTCGCATAACAGATGTCATCTTTGCGCGGACCTTGAATATCTGGGAAAACGCGGCGTAGCTCATCAATCACGTCTGCAGTTTCATCGACCGATAACGTCGTTTGACTAACATAGTGCAAGTGACTTGGGTCTTTCACTTTCTCTTTTAGCTTAACCACATCCGCGGGGGTCTCAACCAGGTACATGCCGCCTTGTTCACTTGCGTATTGGCCCATGGTGCCCTCGACTTCTGGATGCCCAGCATGGCCAATCAAGACCACTTCCATATGCTTGCGGCTTGCACGAGCAACCTCCATGTGAACTTTAGTCACCAAAGGACACGTGGCATCAAACACGGTGAGAGCGCGCTGTTTGGCTTCTTTACGCACCGCTTGCGACACTCCATGAGCGGAAAAAATCACGATATTATCGTCAGGCACCTCATGCAGCTCCTCGACAAAAATCGCACCGCGCTGTTTGAGCCCTTCGACCACAAAACGGTTGTGGACCACTTCATGGCGAACATAAATAGGCGGCTGATAGAGTTCCAGTGCACGTTCGACAATGCTAATTGCACGATCAACGCCAGCACAAAAACCACGAGGATTGGCTAACAGGATTTTCATTTCATTGCTCATAGAGTCATTATCTTATTGGTCGCTATTCTACTGACAAAATTTCAACTTCAAAAGTCACATCTTGCCCTGCAAGCGGATGATTAAAGTCAACCGTGACCGAGTCGCCCGCGATCTCAGTAATAATGCCAGGAATTTCCATTCCATCAGGTCCAGAGAACGCCATCACAGTGCCGACTTCAACTTCTGCATCACCGACAAACTTTGCGCGATCCATATAGTGGATATTATCTGGATTGGGCATCCCAAATGCGTCTTGCGCTTTGAGTTCAATCGCCTTGCTGTCTCCAGCACTCAGACCAAGTAGACATTGTTCAAAGTTTTCACTTAGGCTGCCATCGCCAATCACCAGCTTGGCAGGTTTTCCCATATTGTGTGTGCTGTCAGCAATCGAGCCGTCAGGCATTTTGATCGTAAAATGCAGCGTTACTGCAGAATCTTGGGCAATGGTGGTCACGTCATGGCTTCCTTATTATTAATTGTATCGACTGTTTATCACTGCTAGATACGAAGCAGCGTCGAACTTGGGCTTCAACATAAAGAAAAGCGCCACCTGAATCAACAGACAGCGCTTAGGGTTATTCGTGAAATCACTCTTTATGCCGCGCTGTGGTCTTTTTTCCGAAACCCATCGAAGATGATCATTGCGGCGCCAATGCAGATCGTCGTATCGGCGAGGTTGAACGCTGGCCAGTGATATGTGCCCCAATAAAAATCCAGGTAGTCGACCACAAAGCCATGCACAATTCGGTCGAACACATTGCCAACCGCCCCACCTATAATCATCGCATAAGCGATATTATTCCATTTCTCTTGGGCAGGCAGCTTGCTCATCCAATAGGTCAACATCGCGGTAACGGCAAAAGCAATCCCGGTAAACAACCAACGCTGCCAACCCGCCTGATCACTCAAAAAGCTAAATGCGGCGCCATAGTTGTGGACGTATAACAAGTTGAAGAAGGGCAACACTTCAATTCGATTGGCCCAGCCATAGCCCATGTTATCCATCACCACTAATTTAATGGTGACATCTGCAACAAAAATCACCGCCGCTAGCCATAGCCAACGAACGCCAGATTGCTTAAGAGTTAATGCTTGTTCACTCATTTCTTTACCTAAAAACAGCCCCAGTAAATACTGGGGCTGTTTAATTGATTAAAAGTTCAGTCGCTTTTTCGCTAATTATGCGAACTTACGCACTTCACCTTCACCATCAACGTTAGACACACAACGGCCACAGATCTTCTCATGACCTTCAATCGTGCCTACGTCTGGCGTATGGTGCCAACAACGGTCACATTTCTCGTTTTCCGTCGCTTTGACTTCAACAAACAGACCATCTACATCTGTCGCTTGTGCTGCGTCAGACTTGTCGCTGAGAGGTTTAACAACCGCCGCTGAAGTGAGGAGCGCGAAACGCAGCTCATCTTCTAGCTTGTTCAGTTTCGCCGCAAGTGCATCATCTGCATAAAGCGTTACTTCAGCTTGCAGGGAGCCACCGATGATTTTCTCTTTACGAGCATCTTCTAGCAGCTTGTTCACGCTACCACGAACTGATTGAACGTCCGACCAGAACTCATTGTTTAGCTCTTCACCTTCAGCAAGACCGAATAGACCTTCGAACCACTCGCCAGTGAATACGAACTTATCACGGCTCTCACCTGTAGGAAGGGAAGCTGGCATTTCGTTCCAAATTTCATCAGCAGTGAATGACATGATTGGCGCCATCCAACGAACTAATGCTTCTACGATGTAGTAAAGCGCTGTCTGACAGCTACGTTGCGCATGACCGCCACGTTTCGCTGTGTATTGACGGTCTTTGATAACATCTAGGTAGAATGAGCCCATTTCGATAGAACAGAACTGCATTAGACGCTGAGTTACAGCATGGGTGTTGTACTCACCGTACGCTTTTACAATCTCTTCTTGCGCAGCTAGGGCGCGACCTACAGCCCAACGATCCAGTGCCACCATTTCTTCAGCAGGAACAAGATCCGTTGCTGGGTTGAAGCCGCTTAGGTTGGCTAGGAAGAAACGCGCTGTGTTACGGATACGACGGTACGCATCTGCAGAGCGTTTTAGGATTTCATCAGAAACCGCCACTTCACCAGTGTAGTCTGTAGAAGCAACCCATAGACGAAGAATGTCAGCACCTAGCTTGTTAGTCACATCTTTTGGCGCAACCACGTTACCGATAGATTTAGACATCTTACGGCCTTGACCATCCACCACGAAGCCGTGAGTGAGCACTTGCTTGTATGGTGCTTCATTTTTCATCGCAATCGATGAAATCAGAGAAGATTGGAACCAACCACGGTGTTGGTCAGAACCTTCTAGGTATAGGTCTGCTGATGCACCGTTGTACTCCTCACGAGCATCAACTACTGAGTAGTGAGTCACACCTGAGTCGAACCATACGTCTAGCGTATCCAGTACTTTTTCGTAGCTGTCAGCTTCTTCGCCTAGTAGGTCAGAGATTTCTAGATCCCACCACGCTTGAATGCCTTTTTGCTCCACTAGCTGAGCGACTTTCTCAACAAGTTCGATACTGTTTGGATGCAGCTCAGCCGTCTCTTTGTGCACAAACAGCGCAATTGGTACACCCCAAGTACGTTGACGAGAGATACACCACTCAGGACGACCTTCGATCATCCCTTCGATGCGGCTTTGACCCCACTCTGGCATCCACTCAACACCTTTGATTGACTCTAGGGCTTTTGCACGTAAGCCCGCTTGGTCCATTGAGACGAACCATTGTGGTGTTGCACGGAAAATGATTGGCGTTTTGTGTCTCCAACAATGCGGGTAGCTGTGCTCGTAAGCGTGGTGATGCAGAAGTGCGCCTTTCTCTTTTAGCGTTTCAACGACAGCATCGTTGGCTTTAAATACATGCTGACCAGCAAAAAGCTCTGTATCAGGCAGGTAAACACCGTTTGAGCCTACAGGGTTCGCAACTTCTAGGTTGTATTTGTTACCGACAGCAAAGTCTTCTTGACCGTGGCCAGGAGCGGTATGTACCACACCAGTACCTGATTCAGTGGTGACGTGGTCGCCAAGGATCGCAGGTACAGTGAAGTCGTAGAACGGATGCTGGAACTGAGACAGTTCAAGATCGCTACCTTTAGCGAAACCAAGGTTGTGGAAGTGCTCGATACCGGCGCGATCCATCACGTCTTTTGCTAGTTCAGACGCAACGATAATACGTTCTTTGTTCTCACCTTCGACTTGGATAAGTACGTACTCGAGATCATCACGGAGACACACCGCGCGGTTTGCAGGCAGCGTCCATGGTGTGGTTGTCCAGATAACGATAGAGATATCGCCTTCACCTTCGTGACCTTCGTTGAGTGCGAACTTAGAAAGTAGCGCAGCTTCATCAGCGGCTTTAAAGCGAACGTCGATAGATGGCGATACTTTGTCTTTGTACTCGACTTCTGCTTCAGCAAGCGCTGAGCCACAATCTGTACACCAGTGAACAGGTTTAAAGCCTTTTAGTAGATGGCCGTTGTCGGCAATCTTACCAAGAGCACGAATGATGTTCGCTTCAGTGGCGAAGTCCATAGTGCGGTAAGGCTTGTCCCACTCACCCATGATACCTAGGCGTTTGAAACTCTCTTTTTGACCTTCCACCTGGCCTGCCGCGTACTTACGACACTCTTCGCGGAATTCTGCCGCAGAGATTTTTTGGCCTGGCTTGCCTTTTTTCTTTTCTACCATTAGTTCAATTGGTAGGCCGTGACAGTCCCAGCCAGGAATGTACGGTGCATCAAAACCAGAAAGTGTTTTGGATTTAATAATAATGTCTTTAAGAATCTTATTTAGTGCGTGACCAATGTGAATGTCGCCATTCGCGTATGGAGGGCCATCATGTAGAACGAAAGATTTTTTGCCTTTCTTCGCTTCACGGATTGCTCCGTAAAGGTCTTCTTTGTACCAACGCTTAAGCATTTCTGGCTCACGATTTGCCAGATTGCCACGCATCGGAAACCCTGTTTCAGGAAGGTTCAGGGTATCTTTATACTCACTCATCGATTCTTAATTCCGTTGTCTTGGGTGACAGTTAGACATTATGCCAAGCAGCGAACTAAACCACTTGGGCTTTGTACTGACGCAGCCACACCCTTGCTGCCTCAGCATCCAATTCAATTTGTTGTTTCAGCGCGTCGAACGACTCAAATTTGTGTTCGTCACGAATCTTATCGAAAAGTACGATTTCTAACTGTTTGCCGTATAAATTGGCTTTAAAGTCGAACAAATGTACTTCGAGTTGTTGGCGTACCCCATTTACCGTGGGCCGATTACCAATATTCGCCACGCCGCCAATCGGTTGTTCAGCGAGACCGAGTACCTCAACGGTGTACACCCCAGAAACGGGTGATACACACCGTTTCAGTGGAATGTTTGCGGTAGGAAAACCTATGGTACGACCCAGTTTTCGCCCATGAGACACTCGCCCGCTGATGCTGTAATCGCG
The sequence above is drawn from the Vibrio sinaloensis genome and encodes:
- a CDS encoding carbon starvation CstA family protein codes for the protein MLWFLTCVAALIGGYFIYGAFVEKVFGINEKRQTPAHTKADGVDYVPMSTKKVYLVQLLNIAGVGPIFGPIMGALYGPAAMLWIVVGCIFAGAVHDYFSGMLSVRNGGASVPTITGRYLGNGAKHFMNIFAIVLLLLVGVVFVSAPAGMITNLINDQTSLNVSMTTMVIAIFAYYIIATIVPVDKIIGRFYPLFGALLIFMSVGLMTAVAFSSEHTVMGDFQVSDMFTNLNPNDMPLWPALFITIACGAISGFHATQSPLMARCMENEKNGRFVFYGAMIGEGVIALIWCAIALSFFGSLDSLAEAVKNGGPGNVVYSASFGLLGVFGGILAFLGVVILPITSGDTAFRSSRLILAEYFNVDQKALRNRLLMAVPLFIIGGILTQVDFGIIWRYFGFANQSTAVMMLWTASAYLLRHNKLHWITTVPAVFMTTVCATFILNNSTLGFGLPIEVSTTAGILFALAVAGYVIKTSKGKGETDLADEEKPQAVTETA
- the ispH gene encoding 4-hydroxy-3-methylbut-2-enyl diphosphate reductase, whose protein sequence is MSNEMKILLANPRGFCAGVDRAISIVERALELYQPPIYVRHEVVHNRFVVEGLKQRGAIFVEELHEVPDDNIVIFSAHGVSQAVRKEAKQRALTVFDATCPLVTKVHMEVARASRKHMEVVLIGHAGHPEVEGTMGQYASEQGGMYLVETPADVVKLKEKVKDPSHLHYVSQTTLSVDETADVIDELRRVFPDIQGPRKDDICYATQNRQDAVRDMAADVDVVVVVGSKNSSNSTRLKELAEKLGTPGYLTDCPEDIQSEWFTGKTKVGVTAGASAPEELVNQILERVKQLVGAKSVEEIQGREENMFFEVPKELQIKQVD
- the fkpB gene encoding FKBP-type peptidyl-prolyl cis-trans isomerase is translated as MTTIAQDSAVTLHFTIKMPDGSIADSTHNMGKPAKLVIGDGSLSENFEQCLLGLSAGDSKAIELKAQDAFGMPNPDNIHYMDRAKFVGDAEVEVGTVMAFSGPDGMEIPGIITEIAGDSVTVDFNHPLAGQDVTFEVEILSVE
- the lspA gene encoding signal peptidase II produces the protein MSEQALTLKQSGVRWLWLAAVIFVADVTIKLVVMDNMGYGWANRIEVLPFFNLLYVHNYGAAFSFLSDQAGWQRWLFTGIAFAVTAMLTYWMSKLPAQEKWNNIAYAMIIGGAVGNVFDRIVHGFVVDYLDFYWGTYHWPAFNLADTTICIGAAMIIFDGFRKKDHSAA
- the ileS gene encoding isoleucine--tRNA ligase yields the protein MSEYKDTLNLPETGFPMRGNLANREPEMLKRWYKEDLYGAIREAKKGKKSFVLHDGPPYANGDIHIGHALNKILKDIIIKSKTLSGFDAPYIPGWDCHGLPIELMVEKKKGKPGQKISAAEFREECRKYAAGQVEGQKESFKRLGIMGEWDKPYRTMDFATEANIIRALGKIADNGHLLKGFKPVHWCTDCGSALAEAEVEYKDKVSPSIDVRFKAADEAALLSKFALNEGHEGEGDISIVIWTTTPWTLPANRAVCLRDDLEYVLIQVEGENKERIIVASELAKDVMDRAGIEHFHNLGFAKGSDLELSQFQHPFYDFTVPAILGDHVTTESGTGVVHTAPGHGQEDFAVGNKYNLEVANPVGSNGVYLPDTELFAGQHVFKANDAVVETLKEKGALLHHHAYEHSYPHCWRHKTPIIFRATPQWFVSMDQAGLRAKALESIKGVEWMPEWGQSRIEGMIEGRPEWCISRQRTWGVPIALFVHKETAELHPNSIELVEKVAQLVEQKGIQAWWDLEISDLLGEEADSYEKVLDTLDVWFDSGVTHYSVVDAREEYNGASADLYLEGSDQHRGWFQSSLISSIAMKNEAPYKQVLTHGFVVDGQGRKMSKSIGNVVAPKDVTNKLGADILRLWVASTDYTGEVAVSDEILKRSADAYRRIRNTARFFLANLSGFNPATDLVPAEEMVALDRWAVGRALAAQEEIVKAYGEYNTHAVTQRLMQFCSIEMGSFYLDVIKDRQYTAKRGGHAQRSCQTALYYIVEALVRWMAPIMSFTADEIWNEMPASLPTGESRDKFVFTGEWFEGLFGLAEGEELNNEFWSDVQSVRGSVNKLLEDARKEKIIGGSLQAEVTLYADDALAAKLNKLEDELRFALLTSAAVVKPLSDKSDAAQATDVDGLFVEVKATENEKCDRCWHHTPDVGTIEGHEKICGRCVSNVDGEGEVRKFA